The following DNA comes from Papaver somniferum cultivar HN1 chromosome 4, ASM357369v1, whole genome shotgun sequence.
GACTTCACATATCCAACTTCGAGTAttcatagaagaagaaaaaatgacttTACAAAGCCAGAATTTTCATGAAGGCAACTCGTTATCGTCATATGTTTTAACACAATGTTAGCATTTTATTCTTTCTGTATTACTTTTATAGCCTCGTCAAAATCATAATCAACACAAATGATATATGCAGGCACCGTAGATGAAGGGGAATTTGCGGTATTCTGGGTAGTATTGGCTAGGTGAGGCTGTTGATGAGGAGcttaagaaactgaaattaaaagatAATGGGGCAAATAAAGTAGTAGGTTCTGCTACTGGGGTGCTACTCCATTGCTGACCCTGAAGCAAAATCTGAAATCTCCCACTCTAACTTAAAATGACATGGGTGCTGAGAATAACTAGTTGAGAAGAGCTCTATTACGATCTGAATGGATGCATTCATGGACAGTTGAAATCCTTTTTATATTCagtgtttttctttcttctatatTAGTTTCTTGGAACTGAGATTTGCTGGTTGGTCTCAATTTGTTATTTACTGTTTCCTTGTATATATATCTGGAGATTGGAATTGAGAAACTATTGCTTACATTCATCTGTGAAACAGTGTTTATTACTTTGATATTCATTTTTCTGAAAGCTGTGTATTAGAATTTCTGGTTTCTAGTTTTATATAAATGATTAAAATGAAAATTACATATATTACAGGTCATGTCTGAATAAAGTGATGCAAGGTTGAGTGCGGGCTAATTTGGCCATTTCGAAAAAATATACACGTGCGGCAAGATCAAATCATTAAGATATTGGACCTCCTGATAATATTTTTAGTCCAAAATCATGAATTTGGACCAGcggttaaaatatttttataggTGGACTACATAGTAAACAGGTTCCCTAGAaatggattaaccagtaattcctagtttCAAATTCCAGTACCGACATATGGCCGGCTCGGTGGACGGTTTTCGCCAAAAACCGGGCCGATCGGCCGATGTGCAGGCCTACTATATACCTCGGCGAGCATATAACAATCTATTTGGTTTCCCATGAATTCTATAACTGGGGATCGATTATGCTCGCAAGATCTTGATCAAGTGCCAAATACCAAACAGCAAAATAGATAGTAAAAATAGATTGAACTAATAAGATAAGAAAAAATAACATCTTAGTTCCCCTGTACATTGATTGGAGGTCTTTTGCTTTTCACTTTTCTACATTGAAGCTCATTTCATACAAAACCCAAACTACtgaatataattgttacaaaggcAGACATAAAATCATCCCCATTTTTCGACGAATTACGTGCTCACTTGAATAGCTGAATGATGGTGTTGTGCCATGGGTCAGCAAGGTGTTGCCCTAGGTTATCTAAAGGTCCTTTCCCAGTCACATTGTGCTGTACAACAAATCCCAAGAATGCCAACATTGCCAATCTTCCTGCAAAACCAACAATAAAAAAAACACTTGTTAGTATGACCTAAGCCAATCTATCAAAATTTGTCCATGTTCTTTTTTTCTTGAATTAGTGTTCAAAAATGGTAGTGAATCTTATTACCGTTGGCGACTTCTTTCTCCTTGGCCTCTTCGGTAGCTGAGAAGTTGAGTGGGTTAAAGATACCACCGGGATATCCAACCTCACCTTTAGGCAAACTGTAGCTCTTAAAGATGGGATCTTGGTTAACGCTTCCTGGGTTCTTAATATCTTGCCACCTTCTGATTTCTACGTAGTGGAACAAGATGAATTCAATCACAAAGAGAGTCGAGTTTGAAGCGAAGTACTCAGCTTTCCCGGCATCATACCATTCTGGAACGTTAATGATCCCAATCTTTGTGAAGAGCTCTGGTAACAACATTCCTGCAACACCCAACATAGCCCATCGTCCATTGACGAGCTCAGCTTGAACGAACCATTTCAAGTTCTCGGGGTCCTCAGCAAGTCCAAGAGGATCGAATCCGTTGTCACCGGGAAGACTACAAtaacaaaaaaattattattcaGTACCAAACCACTGTATTCATGCATAATCGTTTAACTCAAAAGTACACGGTTGATAAATTCATGGTTATGTACCTGCCAGTAAGGTATCCGGGCGATGCCAAACCAGGCAACCACTGACCCTTCTTAGCTTCAATTTTGAAGGACTTTGACGATGTTGAAGTTACGGTTTTAACAGAGACTTCCCTTGTGAGTTTGCCGGAGGAGCCACTGAGGAACCGTGACTTTGATGCGCATGGCCGGAAGACGGCAAGTGATGCTTGTGTTGTGACGGTAGACATCTCCCTGATTTGGATTCCAAAAACTGAAATGGATCTTCGCCAAGGGTATTGCAGTAGTAGTGGTGAGTATACTAGTTGTTGTTGTGATTGTATgtgtttgtgtttcctttttgtatttcatttcaggGACCTTCTTGTGGTTAGAATTTGTTATTGTATTCTGATGGTCTGATTAGGTGTTGTGAAAAACGGATGGATGAGATGTTATTGTTGATTAAACTGGCCAATCAGAGTCTGTAATCCCTTATCTTCACTTATCTGGTTGACATATCCACAAATCCAAGTCTTTGTTTCTGTTGGTTAAGAATATCTTGTAGGCTCCATATTTGTGCTATGCTGGCAGATTATTTGGCTGGAGAAATCTTCCACCTTGGAATCTAATTATCCAATCGATGTCTTACAAATGGCTGGTTCAGGAGTTGCGGAAGCAGAATGTTTATATTTCAGTTGAGGTGGAGAAATATGCTGAGAATAAACGAtaatgggaaagaaaatattgatTAACAGAGTTTCTGTAACATGACATTAGATATTTTCATGAACTTAATACTATTGAACATCAAATGATTCAAAACGGAATTACATAGTAAGAAATAGAGTTGAAGGGCAACAAATAAGCAACTATTAGAGCCAACACACACACACGTAGCCTACAGGGTTGCGATTTTTGTGCATAAATCCTTGAAAGGGTTGCAGAAGTTTATAAGAGAACAAGCTTAGCTACAAAAAATTCCATGCACAGATGCATACAGAGTTAAGGTTTTCCCCATGGGACAGCTTGGCACATGCTGGCTCAGCCACACTGTGTAGCTTACCGACCATAATAAGGTGGTTGACCAGCGTATGAAGCACTACCAGGAGGTCTGACATTTGGCTGGTGACTGTATGAAGGCATTCCCTGTGAAGCCATACCAGAAGAGCCTTGATGACCTGGAGgcaaatatgatgaagatccCGCAGTGGAGTAGGCCGGATGACCAGGAAATGTCGTTGGAGGTGAGCTGTAAGTGTGTCCATCATGGTGTTGTGTGCCGGGGTAAGCAGACTGAGGATTTTGCCAACTGGTCGAGGAAGTCGGAGCCGCAGACACTTGCTGCATCGGGAGAAAAGCTGACTCCGGAAGTGTGAAGTCTCGACTTCGGTCATTATGCGCCTACAATATAGAGAAGGACAAGTCAAGTTTAAGAAAGGGTTATTTATCCTCAGTGATATACAGCCAATAATAAATATAAGAGAGTGTCAAGAAACATACATTGATttagaaaattttgtttttcacttcCAACCAACAATGGAACTTTTGGTTTCTGTTAAAGCCGTTTATaacttttgtttttttattccttttggtTGGTTTTATTTAACTCAAAAACTTTTATTAATACCTTTACATTGAGATCAGTATGACGAGAGTATGACAGATGAAGCTTACAGTAGCCACCATCATAGATGCAATGCCCTTCCAAAGCTTctttagcagcagcagcagttgtgACATCTGGTCAGAATTGACAAGTTTTAACAGAATAAGCCACAAGCTAAAAATCTTAACTTTGGAAAAAAAAGAATGAGTTGAGATAAACATGGCATATTTGCTACAATAAGATCCCAAACTCTTTTTAAGAAACTAGTAATGAAAGTAAGCTTCGAGCGGTTAAAAATTGCATAGGGTCTACCTGGGTACTGGACTAGTGCTTGCATTCCACCATTTTTATCAAATATAGCAATTTTTTGAACCGTTCCGAACGC
Coding sequences within:
- the LOC113275918 gene encoding chlorophyll a-b binding protein 4, chloroplastic encodes the protein MSTVTTQASLAVFRPCASKSRFLSGSSGKLTREVSVKTVTSTSSKSFKIEAKKGQWLPGLASPGYLTGSLPGDNGFDPLGLAEDPENLKWFVQAELVNGRWAMLGVAGMLLPELFTKIGIINVPEWYDAGKAEYFASNSTLFVIEFILFHYVEIRRWQDIKNPGSVNQDPIFKSYSLPKGEVGYPGGIFNPLNFSATEEAKEKEVANGRLAMLAFLGFVVQHNVTGKGPLDNLGQHLADPWHNTIIQLFK